The proteins below are encoded in one region of Mycobacterium pseudokansasii:
- the rseA gene encoding anti-sigma E factor RseA, protein MADRGHVFRRAFSWLPTQFASQSDAPVGAPRRFRSTEHLSIEAIAAFVDGELTMNAHLRAAHHLSLCPQCAAEVDDHSRARAALRDSRPIRIPSTLLGLLSEIPHQPSDDATPLPGPFAQRDVRGQRKRR, encoded by the coding sequence ATGGCCGACCGGGGACATGTGTTTCGGCGCGCGTTCTCCTGGCTGCCCACCCAGTTCGCTTCCCAGAGTGATGCCCCGGTCGGCGCGCCGCGCCGGTTCCGGTCCACCGAACACCTCTCCATCGAGGCCATTGCCGCGTTTGTCGACGGTGAGCTGACAATGAACGCCCATTTGCGCGCGGCGCATCACCTGTCGCTGTGCCCGCAGTGCGCCGCCGAAGTAGACGACCACAGCCGCGCTCGTGCCGCGCTACGCGACTCGCGCCCGATCCGCATCCCCAGCACGCTGCTCGGGTTGCTGTCCGAAATCCCGCATCAGCCGTCCGACGACGCAACGCCGCTGCCGGGTCCCTTCGCTCAGCGCGATGTCCGTGGCCAGCGGAAGCGTCGCTAG
- a CDS encoding O-methyltransferase, which yields MDGTADSSVAPGPQAPSRADLMSAHAEGSISEDAILTSARERAMDIGAGAVTPAVGALLSLLARLSGGKAVAEVGTGAGVSGLWLLSGMSADGVLTTIDIEPEHLRLAKQAFHEAGIGPSRTRLIGGRAQEVLTRLADEAYDLVFVDADPVDQPDYVVEGVRLLRPGGVIVVHRAALGGRAGDPAARDAEVTAVREAARLIAEDERLTPALVPLGDGVLAAVRD from the coding sequence ATGGACGGCACCGCTGACAGCTCGGTCGCCCCCGGCCCGCAGGCCCCCAGTCGAGCCGACCTGATGTCTGCGCACGCCGAGGGGTCGATATCCGAAGACGCGATCCTGACCAGCGCCCGTGAGCGGGCCATGGACATCGGCGCCGGAGCGGTGACTCCCGCGGTCGGCGCCCTGCTGAGCCTGCTGGCCAGACTCAGCGGCGGCAAGGCGGTCGCCGAAGTGGGTACCGGAGCGGGTGTCAGCGGACTGTGGTTGCTGTCCGGCATGAGCGCCGACGGCGTGCTGACCACGATCGATATCGAGCCCGAGCACCTGCGACTCGCCAAGCAGGCCTTCCATGAGGCGGGAATCGGACCGTCGCGCACCAGACTGATCGGCGGGCGTGCCCAAGAGGTGCTGACCCGACTCGCCGACGAAGCCTATGACCTGGTATTCGTCGACGCCGACCCGGTCGACCAACCGGACTACGTGGTCGAGGGTGTGCGGTTGCTGCGACCCGGCGGGGTCATCGTGGTGCACCGGGCAGCGCTGGGCGGACGGGCCGGTGATCCGGCGGCACGCGACGCCGAGGTGACCGCGGTCCGGGAGGCGGCCCGACTGATCGCCGAGGACGAACGGCTCACTCCGGCGCTGGTGCCGCTGGGTGATGGTGTGCTGGCCGCCGTCCGGGATTAA
- the sigE gene encoding RNA polymerase sigma factor SigE: MERGGRWAGNTEWQLRVAGDELPTLDGKGIPEGHDIATLSTTTMSHPRQFRDDEWVEPSDGLLGTAVFDATGDKATMPSWDELVRQHADRVYRLAYRLSGNQHDAEDLTQETFIRVFRSVQNYQPGTFEGWLHRITTNLFLDMVRRRTRIRMEALPEDYDRVPADDPNPEQIYHDARLGPDLQAALDSLPPEFRAAVVLCDIEGLSYEEIGATLGVKLGTVRSRIHRGRQALRDYLAAHPEHGEAYARPARTGG; encoded by the coding sequence ATGGAACGAGGCGGACGCTGGGCGGGGAATACCGAGTGGCAACTTCGCGTTGCCGGAGACGAGCTGCCAACGCTTGATGGCAAGGGAATTCCGGAGGGACACGACATCGCCACTTTGAGCACGACAACCATGTCTCACCCCCGACAGTTCCGCGACGACGAGTGGGTCGAACCGTCCGACGGGTTGCTGGGTACTGCGGTATTCGACGCGACCGGGGACAAGGCCACGATGCCGTCGTGGGACGAGTTGGTACGTCAGCACGCCGACCGGGTGTACCGACTGGCCTATCGGCTTTCCGGCAATCAGCACGATGCCGAGGACCTGACGCAAGAAACGTTCATCAGGGTTTTCCGGTCGGTCCAGAACTACCAGCCGGGGACGTTCGAGGGCTGGTTGCACCGCATCACCACCAACCTGTTTCTCGACATGGTCCGCCGCCGGACCCGCATCCGCATGGAGGCGTTGCCCGAGGATTACGACCGGGTGCCTGCCGACGACCCCAACCCCGAGCAGATCTATCACGACGCACGTCTGGGGCCCGATTTGCAGGCCGCCCTCGATTCACTGCCGCCGGAGTTCCGTGCCGCAGTCGTGTTGTGCGATATCGAGGGTTTGTCCTACGAGGAGATTGGCGCCACCCTCGGTGTCAAGCTCGGCACCGTGCGGAGTCGGATCCACCGCGGACGCCAGGCGTTGCGCGACTATCTTGCCGCTCATCCTGAACACGGCGAGGCTTACGCACGACCGGCCAGGACAGGCGGTTAA